The genomic region GACGACCTGGTCGACATGGCGGACGCGTACCAGGCCGTCGAGGACGAGGTCGGCCGGATGTTCACCTCGATCAGCCGGCAGCTCGGGTAGGCCGCCGATGGGACTCGAGCTTCCCGGCGAGCTGGTCACGGCGCTGAGCTGGATCGGCTACGACTGGCCGGACGCCGACGAGACCGCGCTGTTCGAGATGGGCCGGACGTGGCTCGGCTTCGCCGGCACCATCGAGCAGACGGTGAGCGACTCGACCGGCGCGGCGCTGTCGGTGCTCGCGCAGAACAGCGGCGACGCGATTAACGCGTTCCGCGCCTGGTGGGAGGCGTCCGAGAGCCCGGTGCCGGCGATCGCGAGCGGTGCCACCGCCGCGCTGATGCTGGGTGCGGGGCTGATGGTCTGCGCCGCCGTGGTGCTCTTCCTCAAGGTGCAGATGATCGTCCAGCTGATCATCCTCGCGGTCCAGGTGGCGCAGGCGATCGCGACGGCGGTTGTCACGTTCGGCGCGTCGCTGCTGGAGATTCCGGTCTTCCAGGCGATCGCGCGGGCCGTCGTCGGCATGCTGATCGACCAGGCGGTGGGGATGTTGCTCGGTGGGTAGGCGCAGGGGCAGCGGCAGCTCATCGGGGTCGGGCGGCTCCGGGCGGACCTCCGGCGGAAGCGGCGGGCGGGGGCGCCAGGACCCGCCCGAGCAACCGTCCGGCGGCGGACCTCTGCTGCCGGCGGCCGGCGCGCAGGTCCGGCCCCAGCGGCGCAAGTACCGTCCCAACGATCCGGCCGATCCTGCCGTCCTGGCCGAGAATCGCCCCAAGCTGCGCACCACGACCAAGCGCGCCGTGTTCAAGGACGCCAAGCGAGCGCCCAACGGCGAGGACTTCGTCTGCCCGAACTCCGGCGCGATCATTCCCTGCAAGCGGGACGCGGACGGCAACGCGCTCCTGTTCAACGACCGCGGCCAGCCCGACCCGAACGGCTACACGCACCCGGTCGACAACCCGCCCAGCACGTCGGGCCAGCCCGCGGTCTACCACTTCGGGCACGTCGAGGACGCCGAGTACCGGCGGCTCATCCAGGTCGTCGAGGACCACCCCGGCACGGTGACCAACAAGCAGTTCCGGGACGAGTACAACAACCCCGACCACTATCAGGTCGAGGACCCGCCGACGAACGTCAGCCACGGCTCGGAATCCACCGCACCCGGCTATGGTCACTACGACCACATGGTGCCCCAGCAGACCACCACGACAGACAGCACCGCGGCGGCCACGGGTAACGGCGGCTCGTCTCCCTCCGGCTCGACCGAGCCGATGGACACCAGCCGGCCCAGAATCCGACGATAGGCAGCGGCCACCGGGCCCGGAAGGATCCCTCCCATGACCGAACGATTCGCCGGCTTCCTGCCGCACCTGCAGCGCTACCTGGGTGAGGCTCGGGAGTTCGAGGAACCGACCGCCCTCGGCCGCAACCGCGGCTACGGCCTGTTCTTCTGCTACGCGCCGAACAATCTCGTCTCGGTGGTCACCAACGGCCTGCGATTCCAGCGGATCACCGTGGTGCTGCCGCAGGAACTGGTCTGCACCGTGCACGAGGAGCAGCGGAAGGAGGCACACCTGCTGGTGCCGTTGACCGCCGAGATCGTGATGGGGCGCCGCGCCGGGCTCGGGCTCGACGAGGTGATCATGTCCGCGGATCAGGGCCCGGTCATCCCCGGCACCGAGATCGCCGGGGTCGTGGCCGGCACCCACCCGTACGCCGCCGACGGTTTCGACGCTCTGCCGGACGCCGACGGAAAGCCGGAGCTACAGCTGATCACGCTGCTGCCGGCGACGCGCGCGGAACTCACCTACGCCCGGGACAACAGCGTCGACGCCCTCTTCACCGCGTGGGAGGACCAGGCCACCGATCTGCTCGACATGCACCGACGGTCGGCGATCTGAGCCACGCCCCGCGTCCGATCACGACCCTTGGATGGTGACCGCACCGTGTCCGCCCCGCACAGCAACGAAGACCTCGGGCAGCTCCTGGAGACGCTCCGTTCGACCATCCGCCAGAACATGGCCCGGTCCGCGAGCGAGCCGGTGACCGGCACCGGCACCGCGGCCGACGGCATGATCGAGGTCACCGCCGTCACCGGGGGCCAGATCGAACGCATCGACCTGGACCCCCGCGTGATGCGTCTGCCCTCCGAGACGCTCGCCGAGGAACTCCGCGACGCCGTCAACGAGGCCCTGCGTTCCCTGCAGGCGTCCGCTCCTGCGAACTCCACGCTGCCCATCGACCCGAACGCGCTCAGCGCGCAGTTGGAGAAGCTGCAGGAAACCTCGGTACGCCAGATGAGCGGCTTCATCGAGGCGATCACGCAGGCGCAGAACCGGCTCTCCGCCCGCCGCGACGAGACACGCTGACAACCGGGTGGTCAAGCGGCGCCACCACGAGTCATTTCTCAGCCGCTGGATCGAGCGTACCGAGGGACTCGAGGGGCGCGCGGCACGGTGCGGGCGCGACGTCCATGACACGATCGAGGGTGATCGCGGCGTTGATCAGCGCGAGATGACTGAAGGCCTGGGGGAAATTGCCGAGCTGCTCGCCGGTCGGGGCGATCTCCTCCCCGAACAGACCCAGATGGGTCCCGTAGGTGAGCATCTTCTCGAAGGCGATCAGCGCGTCGTTGATGCGGCCCGAGCGGGCCAGGGCCTCGACATACCAGAAGGTGCACATGCTGAAGGTGCCTTCATTACCGGCCAGGCCATCGGGCGACGCGGACGGGTTGTACCGGTAGACGAGGCTGTCGGAGACGAGTTCGTCGTCGATCGCGCGCAGCGTGGACTCCCACATCGGATCGTCGGGCGCGATGAACCCGACGTTCGGCATCGTGAGCAGCGCCGCGTCCAGGACGTCGCTGTCGTAGTGCTGCACGAACGCGCGGCGCGCGGGGTGATATCCCCGGGTCATGATCTGGCGGTAGACCCGGGTTCGCGCGGTGGTCCAGAGGTCGATCTCGGCGGGTGCTCCGTGCCGCTCGGCGAGGCGGATGGCCCGATCGACAGCCACCCACGACATGAGGCGACCGAAGGTGAAGTGCTTGGGGCCGCCGCGGGTCTCCCAGATCCCTTCGTCGGGTCTGTCCCAGTGCTCGCAGAGCCAGTCGATGAGCTTCACGGTGTTGAGCCACGCCTGGTAGGAGCTGCGCAGTCCATAGGCGTCCGCGAAGTGGATGGCGCCCAGTGCCTCGCCGTAGATGTCGAGCTGGAGCTGGTCGGCGGCGGCGTTGCCGATCCGTACGGGGCGGGACCCTCGGTAGCCCTCAAGATGGTCGAGCGCATGCTCGTCGAGGTCGGTCGAGCCGTCGACGCGGTACAGGTGGTGCAGCGGCGTCGCCCCTCCGGCCGCCTCGCAGATCCGATCGTTGAGCCAGCGAAGGTATTGGCGCGCTTCCTCGGTAAGGCCGAGACTGAGCAGCGAGGTGACCGACCAGGAGGCGTCGCGGATCCAGGCGTACCGGTAGTCCCAGTTCCGCGCCCCGCCGATCTGCTCCGGTAGGCCGGCGGTAGGCGCCGCGATCAGGGCACCGGTCGGCGCGTACGTCAAGAGCTTCAGCGTCACCGCCGAGCGCTCCACCGCTTCCCGCCAGCGTCCGCGATAGCAGGAGCGGCCGATCCAGCTCCGCCAGTAGCTGCGGGTCTCCTCGTACATCGCACGGATCTCACGAGGCTCGATGAGCCGGGGTGGCCCTGTCGACCCGGTTTCGACGATGGCCCCGCTGGTGGCGCCCTCGCCCAGGGTGACGAAGGCGCGTACCCCGTGGCCGTCGCGTTCGATCTCGACTTCCTGCGGGGGCTGGTCGTGGTGACGGACCCGATGCAGCGTGATGTCGAGCGTCGGACTGCGGAAGACGACACCGTCGGTGTGCATTTCGAGCTCGTGCTGGTCGAGACCGTAGTTGAATCGGGGCTGGACGTCGATCCGGAACCGCATGGCGCCGCGCACCACATGGAACAGCCGGAAGATGCGATGGCGATCGGTGGCGACGTCGCCGACTACCGGCATGAAGTCGATCAGCTCACCCACCCCTTCGGGCGACAGGAAACGGGTGATCAGAATCGGTGTCTTCGGCAGGTACAACTGCTTGGTTCGGACGTTGGCCACTCCATGGGGCGTGATTCGGAAATAGCCGCCCTTGTTGATGTCCAGCAGTCCACCGAAAATGCTGGGCGAGTCGAATCGCGGCGCGCAGAACCAGTCGAGAGTGCCATCATCCGCGATCAGCGCCGCCGTCTGCAGGTCGCCGATCAAGCCGTGCGACTCGACGAACGGATAAGACTTCACGGTCCGACCTCATCCCCCGGGACTCCGGCAACCCTCCTCACCGTAACCGCTGGCCGAGGCCCAGCAGGCGCGTATCGTCAGGGCGCGCGTGAGGGTCGCGGTGAATGCCGTCAGGTTCGCGGCGCATGCCGTCGCGAACAGGAGACCCCACCCGGGCAGAAGCAACTCACGGAGGTGGAGGACATCCCAGCATTACCGTTGGTCCGCTTCAGCCACTGCCTTCACGCCGCCGTGACAAGCCACCGCAGCCATTCGTCACCCGCGTATCCGTCAAGTCCAGCAGGAGACGGACTCAACGGGATGGCAGTGGTGCGACCGGGCGGACTGCGGTGAACTGGGCGTGCTCGTACCGGGTGGCGGAAAGCAGCAGTAGCCACTCGTCGCAGCCCTGCCACGGGTAGACGTCGGCGGCGCCGCCGCGTACGGTTCGGTGGCCGTCGCCAATGCGTGGCCGGGCGTCGGCCGGCGCGCCCGCGAAACCGGGAATCCACACATCGGCGCAGACCTCATTCGCCGAGCCCATCGCCGCCAAGCCGAACCTGTTCTCCCCGGCCGCTGTCCGCTCCTCGTCACCGAAGTCGTCGAGGATCTGGTCCTCGCTGGGTTTCTCGTCGCCGCGGAAGGACAGCGTGGTGGTGCCGGCCCGGGCCGCGTACTCCCACTCGGCCTCGCTGGGCAGCCGGAACGGCAGGGCCTCGAGCAGGTCGTCCAGGTCGTCTTCGAGCCGGGCCACGCCGGAGTCCGTGTCGGCGTAGTCGTCCTCGTACTCGGGCAGCCAATGCCGGACCTGCGCGACCGTCAGCGGGTGCCGGGCGATCAGGAACGGTTCGACCCGCACCTCGCGTACCGGCCGGGCATCCCCGGCGCCGGCGAAGAAGGGCTCGAGAGCGTCCTCGGCGCCGCCGCTGCGCTCGATGGCGCGTACCGCGTCCAGTTCCGCGTCGGACAGGCCCATGCGGAACGTGCCGCGCGGCACCTCCCGGAACACCACGCCCGACGCGGTGTGCCGCCATGCCGGACGCCCCGCCACGATCTCCTCGGTCCACATGGCGCCGAACGCTAGCTCATGGCGCGGCGGCGATCGGGACGGCACTCGGTCGCGCCGAGTTGGTCGAGGTG from Micromonospora sp. WMMD812 harbors:
- a CDS encoding SUMF1/EgtB/PvdO family nonheme iron enzyme — protein: MWTEEIVAGRPAWRHTASGVVFREVPRGTFRMGLSDAELDAVRAIERSGGAEDALEPFFAGAGDARPVREVRVEPFLIARHPLTVAQVRHWLPEYEDDYADTDSGVARLEDDLDDLLEALPFRLPSEAEWEYAARAGTTTLSFRGDEKPSEDQILDDFGDEERTAAGENRFGLAAMGSANEVCADVWIPGFAGAPADARPRIGDGHRTVRGGAADVYPWQGCDEWLLLLSATRYEHAQFTAVRPVAPLPSR
- a CDS encoding suppressor of fused domain protein, with translation MTERFAGFLPHLQRYLGEAREFEEPTALGRNRGYGLFFCYAPNNLVSVVTNGLRFQRITVVLPQELVCTVHEEQRKEAHLLVPLTAEIVMGRRAGLGLDEVIMSADQGPVIPGTEIAGVVAGTHPYAADGFDALPDADGKPELQLITLLPATRAELTYARDNSVDALFTAWEDQATDLLDMHRRSAI
- a CDS encoding HNH/ENDO VII family nuclease, whose translation is MGRRRGSGSSSGSGGSGRTSGGSGGRGRQDPPEQPSGGGPLLPAAGAQVRPQRRKYRPNDPADPAVLAENRPKLRTTTKRAVFKDAKRAPNGEDFVCPNSGAIIPCKRDADGNALLFNDRGQPDPNGYTHPVDNPPSTSGQPAVYHFGHVEDAEYRRLIQVVEDHPGTVTNKQFRDEYNNPDHYQVEDPPTNVSHGSESTAPGYGHYDHMVPQQTTTTDSTAAATGNGGSSPSGSTEPMDTSRPRIRR
- a CDS encoding YbaB/EbfC family nucleoid-associated protein, whose product is MSAPHSNEDLGQLLETLRSTIRQNMARSASEPVTGTGTAADGMIEVTAVTGGQIERIDLDPRVMRLPSETLAEELRDAVNEALRSLQASAPANSTLPIDPNALSAQLEKLQETSVRQMSGFIEAITQAQNRLSARRDETR
- a CDS encoding glycoside hydrolase family 15 protein, which gives rise to MKSYPFVESHGLIGDLQTAALIADDGTLDWFCAPRFDSPSIFGGLLDINKGGYFRITPHGVANVRTKQLYLPKTPILITRFLSPEGVGELIDFMPVVGDVATDRHRIFRLFHVVRGAMRFRIDVQPRFNYGLDQHELEMHTDGVVFRSPTLDITLHRVRHHDQPPQEVEIERDGHGVRAFVTLGEGATSGAIVETGSTGPPRLIEPREIRAMYEETRSYWRSWIGRSCYRGRWREAVERSAVTLKLLTYAPTGALIAAPTAGLPEQIGGARNWDYRYAWIRDASWSVTSLLSLGLTEEARQYLRWLNDRICEAAGGATPLHHLYRVDGSTDLDEHALDHLEGYRGSRPVRIGNAAADQLQLDIYGEALGAIHFADAYGLRSSYQAWLNTVKLIDWLCEHWDRPDEGIWETRGGPKHFTFGRLMSWVAVDRAIRLAERHGAPAEIDLWTTARTRVYRQIMTRGYHPARRAFVQHYDSDVLDAALLTMPNVGFIAPDDPMWESTLRAIDDELVSDSLVYRYNPSASPDGLAGNEGTFSMCTFWYVEALARSGRINDALIAFEKMLTYGTHLGLFGEEIAPTGEQLGNFPQAFSHLALINAAITLDRVMDVAPAPCRAPLESLGTLDPAAEK